The bacterium DNA window AGAAGATGTTTTGCGAGCATATAGTTCTGAGGAAAAAGGTTCGTTGTGATGGCAAAAAAGTTAGTTATTTTTGATTTCGATGACACTCTCGTTGATACACTAGGGGCTCGCATCCCAGCTATTATAGAGTTCTGTAAGGTTGAACATAACGTCATTGTCTCACATGATAATGTCATGAGCGTCTGGGGAGTGCCTTTCGATCAAATGATGACAGAGCTAGGCTGCAGCGGAGAGATAGACAAGACTTCCTACTTAGACATTTCGAAACGCTACCCACTGAAAGCGTTCCCGGAGGTTGATGGGGTGTTGGCGCGCCTCTCGCGAGGGTGCTCCCTTGGAATCCTAACATCTCTAGCCAATGAGGTTCTCGCGCAGAGTCTGAGAGAGCTTAAATGGGATAGTGGACTTTTCAAATTCCTCTATGGTCAAGAGGATACTCCTGCCCATAAGCCAAACCCAGAAGTTTTTAGACCAGTACTAGACAACATGAAGCTACTAGGCGTCGATGTCCGAGAATGTCTGTACATAGGAGACCGCCTTTCAGATGCACATGCCGCAATAGGCGCTGGCATCGACTTTCTTGGAGTAGCGAGAGATGAAGATCGAGCTCGTGAGTTTTCAGATCTTAATATTCCCTTTA harbors:
- a CDS encoding HAD family hydrolase, which translates into the protein MAKKLVIFDFDDTLVDTLGARIPAIIEFCKVEHNVIVSHDNVMSVWGVPFDQMMTELGCSGEIDKTSYLDISKRYPLKAFPEVDGVLARLSRGCSLGILTSLANEVLAQSLRELKWDSGLFKFLYGQEDTPAHKPNPEVFRPVLDNMKLLGVDVRECLYIGDRLSDAHAAIGAGIDFLGVARDEDRAREFSDLNIPFKTDLLEIEREVLLP